One genomic segment of Sebastes fasciatus isolate fSebFas1 chromosome 17, fSebFas1.pri, whole genome shotgun sequence includes these proteins:
- the slc30a8 gene encoding proton-coupled zinc antiporter SLC30A8, whose product MFQKKKDPERLVLVTDVRTSYTTLSRSSIPNQETLQIDGSDGVKHCHDNSRAQEDREREKKVARRRLYVVSVICLVFMICEVIGGYFAGSLAVMTDAAHLLADLVSFLISLLSLWLSSRPATHKLSYGWHRAEILGALLSIFTIWLVTGVLVYLAVRRLINNDYTIEGTIMLITSGCAVLANIVMALVLHQSGHGHSHGGLSSSHGHSHGGQRSNGHGHSHGGVSSNGHGHSHGGLGSQGHGHSHKNGNEHSQALTHSNHDHADAEQNRANHDRRPQRNNASVRAAFVHVLGDLLQSVSVFISAIIIFFKPEYKMADPICTFLFSIFVLCTTITIMKDILVVLMEGAPTGVNYGEVRDGLLAVKGVKAVHNLHIWALTMNQTVLTAHVAIDETVDAQTVLREMTQACFSSYNFHAITIQMERQANLKPGCTLCEEPKK is encoded by the exons GTCCAGCATTCCCAACCAGGAGACGTTGCAGATAGACGGCTCTGATGGCGTCAAGCATTGCCATGACAACAGCCGTGCACAGGAGGACCGGGAGCGAGAGAAGAAAGTCGCCAGGAGGAGGTTGTACGTGGTCTCTGTCATCTGCCTGGTTTTCATGATCTGTGAAGTCATCG GTGGGTATTTTGCAGGCAGTCTTGCGGTGATGACAGACGCTGCCCACCTACTTGCGGACTTGGTCAGCTTCCTCATCAGCCTGCTGTCCCTCTGGCTCTCCTCCAGACCTGCCACACACAAGCTCAGCTATGGCTGGCATCGTGCAG AGATTCTGGGTGCTCTGCTGTCAATTTTCACCATCTGGCTGGTAACCGGAGTGCTGGTTTACCTGGCTGTGAGGCGCCTCATCAACAATGACTACACCATCGAGGGCACTATCATGCTCATTACCTCTGGTTGTGCTGTGTTGGCAAATATTGT CATGGCCCTCGTCCTTCACCAGTCCGGACACGGACACAGTCACGGGGGTCTCAGCTCATCACACGGACACAGTCACGGCGGTCAGCGCTCAAACGGGCATGGCCACAGTCACGGGGGTGTCAGCTCAAACGGGCACGGCCACAGTCACGGCGGTCTCGGCTCACAGGGGCACGGCCACAGCCACAAGAATGGAAACGAACACAGTCAAGCCTTAACCCACTCAAACCATGACCATGCAGACGCGGAGCAAAACAGGGCTAATCATG acaggaGGCCTCAGCGGAACAACGCCAGTGTGCGAGCGGCCTTTGTCCACGTGTTGGGAGATCTTCTCCAGAGCGTCAGCGTGTTCATCAGCGCCATCATTATCTTCTTCAAG CCAGAATATAAGATGGCTGACCCCATCTGTACCTTCCTGTTCTCCATATTTGTCTTGtgcaccaccatcaccatcatgaAGGATATTCTTGTTGTCCTGATGGAAG GCGCTCCAACAGGAGTGAATTACGGCGAGGTGCGGGATGGGCTGCTAGCAGTGAAGGGGGTAAAGGCGGTCCACAACCTTCACATCTGGGCCCTCACCATGAACCAGACTGTACTGACTGCACACGTAGCCATAG aCGAGACAGTGGATGCCCAGACTGTCCTAAGAGAAATGACACAGGCTTGTTTCTCCTCCTACAACTTCCACGCCATTACGATTCAAATGGAGAGACAGGCCAACCTGAAGCCTGGATGTACTCTGTGTGAGGAGCCCAAGAAGTAG